A part of Saccharomonospora amisosensis genomic DNA contains:
- a CDS encoding alpha/beta hydrolase, with protein sequence MTGLSLEHRYVEGDPASPVLLLLHGTGGTPEDILALGKELLPSASMLAPAGPVSEHGAARWFRRLSEGVFDTDDVVARAEQLADFVAAATRRYGLAERRLVAAGFSNGANIAAAVALLSPTTLTELVLFAAMSPLPDPPRHDLSGTRVLLLNGRHDPMAPRESAERLVATFRERSAEVTEHWHSGGHQITVDGLAAAKTWLTGPSGR encoded by the coding sequence ATGACCGGCTTGTCGCTCGAACACCGTTACGTAGAGGGCGATCCCGCCTCCCCGGTGCTGCTACTGCTGCACGGAACCGGGGGCACTCCCGAGGACATCCTCGCGCTCGGCAAGGAACTTCTACCGTCCGCTTCGATGCTCGCGCCCGCCGGGCCGGTGTCGGAACACGGCGCGGCCCGCTGGTTCAGACGACTTTCAGAGGGTGTGTTCGACACCGATGACGTCGTCGCACGCGCGGAGCAGCTCGCCGACTTCGTCGCCGCCGCCACGCGGCGGTACGGCCTCGCCGAGCGCAGGTTGGTCGCCGCCGGGTTCTCCAACGGGGCGAACATCGCCGCCGCCGTGGCGTTGCTTTCCCCGACGACGCTCACCGAACTGGTGTTGTTCGCCGCCATGTCGCCGCTGCCCGACCCGCCTCGACACGACCTCAGCGGCACGCGGGTACTACTGCTCAACGGCAGGCACGATCCGATGGCGCCGAGGGAGTCCGCCGAACGGCTTGTGGCCACCTTCCGGGAACGCTCGGCGGAGGTCACCGAGCACTGGCACTCCGGCGGCCACCAGATCACGGTGGACGGGCTGGCGGCCGCGAAGACGTGGCTGACGGGCCCGTCCGGTCGGTGA
- a CDS encoding Abi-alpha family protein — translation MRAGSALGRRLPGAHAAQAGMRSFERKAIDQLRRRLDPTAAYPATVAISTPKALLTDATITVGTGASHPLRAGMAELLRRSTASDAETAREQLYALILRQLAPDEARMVSLLVTGSAFPVIDVVERTGFGAARAVLYNASTLGKAAGVSLPDHVPAYVTRIVALGLALLGPEDAALSTEYEILLTDETVREAQRGLSRPRFVRRSVRISSLGAQFWAACDPGDGWRYLTENPASTGNITPVT, via the coding sequence ATGCGCGCGGGGTCCGCGCTGGGCAGGCGCCTTCCCGGTGCGCACGCCGCGCAGGCAGGCATGCGGTCCTTCGAACGCAAAGCGATCGACCAGCTACGCAGGCGGCTGGACCCCACGGCCGCCTATCCGGCCACCGTCGCGATCTCGACGCCCAAGGCGCTCCTCACCGACGCGACCATCACAGTGGGCACCGGGGCCTCCCACCCGCTTCGCGCAGGTATGGCGGAACTGCTGCGCAGATCCACCGCCTCGGACGCCGAAACGGCAAGGGAGCAGCTCTACGCACTCATCCTCCGGCAGTTGGCTCCCGACGAGGCACGCATGGTTTCGCTGCTGGTCACCGGCTCCGCGTTCCCGGTGATCGACGTCGTCGAGCGTACCGGCTTCGGTGCGGCGAGGGCGGTGCTGTACAACGCCTCCACGCTCGGCAAGGCCGCGGGAGTGTCGCTGCCGGACCACGTACCCGCCTACGTCACCAGGATCGTCGCTCTCGGCCTCGCGTTGCTCGGCCCGGAGGACGCCGCGCTGAGCACCGAATACGAGATCCTGCTGACCGATGAAACCGTGCGGGAAGCGCAACGCGGGCTTTCCCGGCCCAGGTTCGTCCGGCGCAGCGTGCGGATATCTTCGCTGGGAGCGCAGTTCTGGGCCGCCTGCGATCCCGGTGACGGCTGGCGCTACCTGACCGAGAACCCCGCGTCGACCGGCAACATCACGCCGGTGACGTAG
- a CDS encoding MarR family winged helix-turn-helix transcriptional regulator, giving the protein MPNEPDDEVVALWGLVTEGYLATQDRLLGEIAQRFGLAPASFDILLRLARAPQHRMPMTRLAKEAALSSGGFTKVADRLVAAGLVRRLPSPQDRRVTYVCLTTHGVDIAAQARKASADILRRTVLSPLGPQTTAALADAMRTLREVNRS; this is encoded by the coding sequence GTGCCGAACGAACCCGACGACGAGGTCGTTGCCTTGTGGGGCTTGGTCACCGAGGGCTACCTCGCCACGCAGGACCGGCTGCTGGGTGAGATCGCGCAACGGTTCGGACTCGCCCCTGCCTCCTTCGACATCCTGCTTCGGCTGGCACGTGCACCGCAGCACCGGATGCCGATGACCCGCCTCGCGAAGGAGGCCGCGCTGTCAAGCGGGGGCTTCACCAAGGTAGCGGATCGCCTCGTCGCGGCGGGTCTCGTCCGGCGGCTGCCGAGCCCGCAGGACCGCCGTGTCACCTATGTGTGCCTGACAACGCACGGAGTGGACATCGCCGCGCAGGCCAGAAAGGCCAGTGCCGACATTCTGCGCAGGACCGTGCTGAGCCCACTTGGACCGCAGACCACCGCCGCGCTGGCGGACGCGATGCGCACACTGCGTGAGGTCAACCGCTCCTGA
- the ggh gene encoding glucosylglycerate hydrolase, with protein sequence MGTTRAAGTAAGGPVITTAEARPKTLPTSALAERAAVVLRDNDTGSLVTASPKLYPHMWSWDAAFIAIGLAQLDIGRAVAELDTLLAAQWSDGMIPHIVFTSATGYFPGPDRWGTDAAPQRPRHVRTSGICQPPVHAIAIRRIVDVARRTSRVDAALAEGFAARVWQRLYRWHRWIIRYRIVDASGLVAIVHGWESGMDNSPRWDEPYSRVVPGTNLPPYARLDVLRVDDPAERPSDDDYDRYLWLIEQLRGVNYEPEAVVNTSDFLVADTFATALFALASDVLAELGEELACDRDQVAELRQWAARARRAVALSCRPDTGMAADRDIRYGNWIATPTLAGFSPLLCGGAGDRAEAALLSTLDGPDWSGHPDLFAAVVPSVSPCARRFDQRRYWRGPQWPVLAWLFSWAFARRGWTAQAARLREQGLRLTADGSFGEYYEPFTGSPLGSTNQSWTAAVVLDWLASEWPSAL encoded by the coding sequence ATGGGCACCACCCGCGCCGCGGGTACAGCCGCTGGAGGTCCGGTGATCACCACCGCGGAAGCCCGACCCAAGACGTTGCCAACCTCGGCGCTCGCCGAGCGCGCCGCGGTGGTACTGCGGGACAACGACACCGGCTCACTCGTCACCGCGTCGCCGAAGCTCTACCCACACATGTGGAGCTGGGATGCCGCGTTCATCGCGATCGGGCTGGCTCAGCTCGACATCGGGCGGGCGGTGGCCGAACTGGACACACTGCTGGCCGCGCAGTGGAGCGACGGGATGATCCCGCACATCGTCTTCACCTCCGCGACGGGCTACTTTCCCGGGCCGGACCGTTGGGGAACGGACGCGGCGCCACAACGGCCGCGTCACGTCCGGACATCGGGCATCTGCCAGCCTCCCGTCCACGCGATCGCGATACGTCGCATCGTCGACGTGGCAAGGCGAACCTCGCGAGTGGATGCCGCACTGGCGGAAGGCTTCGCCGCCAGGGTGTGGCAGCGGCTCTACCGCTGGCATCGCTGGATCATCCGGTACCGGATTGTCGACGCCAGCGGGCTCGTCGCCATCGTTCACGGCTGGGAATCCGGAATGGACAACTCGCCACGCTGGGACGAGCCCTACTCGAGGGTGGTTCCCGGCACGAATCTGCCGCCGTATGCGCGGCTCGATGTGCTGCGGGTAGACGATCCGGCAGAGCGGCCCAGCGACGATGACTACGACCGCTACCTGTGGCTTATCGAGCAACTGCGCGGCGTCAACTACGAGCCCGAGGCTGTCGTGAACACCTCCGACTTCCTGGTCGCCGACACCTTCGCCACGGCGCTGTTCGCACTCGCCAGCGATGTGCTCGCCGAACTCGGCGAGGAACTCGCGTGCGACCGCGACCAGGTCGCCGAGCTGAGGCAATGGGCGGCGCGAGCCCGCCGTGCGGTAGCGCTCAGTTGCCGACCGGACACCGGTATGGCCGCGGATCGCGACATCCGGTACGGCAACTGGATCGCCACGCCGACGTTGGCAGGCTTCTCGCCGCTACTGTGCGGCGGCGCGGGCGACCGGGCCGAGGCCGCCCTACTGTCCACTCTAGACGGTCCGGACTGGTCGGGACACCCGGACCTGTTCGCCGCCGTCGTCCCGTCGGTTTCACCGTGTGCGAGGCGGTTCGACCAACGCCGATACTGGCGCGGGCCGCAGTGGCCGGTGCTGGCGTGGCTGTTCAGCTGGGCGTTCGCACGCAGAGGCTGGACCGCGCAGGCTGCCAGGCTGCGTGAGCAGGGCCTTCGGCTGACTGCGGACGGCAGCTTCGGCGAATACTACGAACCCTTCACGGGCAGCCCGCTCGGCAGCACGAACCAGTCGTGGACGGCCGCCGTGGTGCTCGACTGGCTGGCCTCGGAGTGGCCTTCCGCACTGTAG
- the mftD gene encoding pre-mycofactocin synthase MftD (MftD, an enzyme found in the mycofactocin biosynthesis locus, performs an oxidative deamination of 3-amino-5-[(p-hydroxyphenyl)methyl]-4,4-dimethyl-2-pyrrolidinone (AHDP). The resulting compound, now called pre-mycofactocin (PMFT), is a biologically active redox cofactor that can oxidize the non-exchangeable NADH of TIGR03971 family SDR-type oxidoreductases.) — MASTKDWFETVAEAQRRARKRLPRSVYYALLAGSERGVSLDDNVAAFSELGLRPHIADLPASRELATTVLGQNISLPVMVAPVGVQAVNPEGEVAAARATAAAATAMGLSSFASKSVEEVAAANPQTLFQTYWVGSRDELLSRVRRAKEAGAKALILTLDWVFGTRRDWGSPPIPEKLNLGAAMKFGPEVLLRPRWLLDYLRSGKLPDLTTPNLAPAAGEPGPTFFEAYGRWMRTPPPTWEDLRWLRKQWDGPFVIKGIIHPDDARRAVDIGASAISVSNHGGNNLDGTIASVRALPPVVEAVGDQVEVLLDGGIRRGSDVVKALALGAKAVFIGRAYLWGVAANGEAGVKNVLDILRSGIDETLLGLRRGSVHELSPDDVLVPPDFSRVINDKAGFPLRDPNSPLRGR; from the coding sequence ATGGCCAGCACGAAGGATTGGTTCGAGACCGTCGCCGAGGCCCAGCGCAGGGCTCGCAAGCGCCTACCGAGGTCGGTCTACTACGCGCTACTGGCGGGCTCCGAACGCGGGGTATCACTTGACGACAACGTGGCGGCGTTCAGCGAACTGGGGCTGCGACCGCACATCGCGGATCTTCCCGCTTCCAGAGAACTGGCCACCACGGTGCTCGGCCAGAACATCTCGCTGCCCGTCATGGTCGCCCCCGTCGGCGTGCAGGCGGTGAACCCGGAGGGCGAGGTCGCGGCCGCTCGCGCCACCGCGGCCGCGGCAACGGCCATGGGGCTGAGCTCGTTCGCCAGCAAGTCGGTGGAGGAGGTCGCGGCGGCCAACCCGCAGACCTTGTTCCAGACCTACTGGGTGGGTAGCAGGGACGAGCTGCTGTCCAGGGTGCGGCGTGCGAAGGAAGCAGGCGCCAAGGCGCTCATCCTGACGTTGGACTGGGTGTTCGGCACCCGGCGCGACTGGGGAAGCCCACCCATTCCCGAGAAGCTGAACCTCGGCGCGGCGATGAAGTTCGGTCCCGAGGTGCTACTCCGACCGAGATGGCTGTTGGACTACCTACGTAGCGGCAAGCTGCCCGACCTCACTACCCCCAACCTCGCGCCAGCCGCGGGCGAGCCCGGCCCCACCTTCTTCGAGGCGTACGGCAGGTGGATGCGAACGCCTCCACCGACCTGGGAGGACCTGCGCTGGCTGCGTAAGCAGTGGGACGGGCCGTTCGTGATCAAGGGCATCATCCATCCCGACGACGCCAGGCGAGCCGTCGACATCGGTGCCAGCGCCATCTCGGTGTCCAACCACGGCGGGAACAATCTCGACGGCACGATCGCCTCGGTTCGCGCGCTGCCCCCGGTCGTGGAGGCCGTCGGCGACCAGGTGGAGGTCCTGCTCGACGGGGGCATCCGCAGGGGAAGCGATGTGGTCAAGGCGCTCGCGCTAGGGGCGAAAGCGGTGTTCATCGGCCGCGCCTACCTGTGGGGTGTCGCCGCCAATGGCGAGGCGGGAGTCAAGAACGTGCTGGACATCCTCCGTAGTGGCATCGACGAAACGCTGCTGGGCTTGCGCCGAGGGTCCGTTCACGAGCTTTCGCCGGACGACGTGCTGGTGCCGCCGGACTTCTCCCGCGTCATCAACGACAAGGCGGGGTTTCCACTTCGCGATCCGAACTCGCCCTTACGCGGCCGCTGA
- a CDS encoding mycofactocin-coupled SDR family oxidoreductase, with protein MGSLEGKVAFITGAARGQGYSHAVRLAAEGADIIAVDICAQIDTVPYPMATPEDLAGTVRAVEGLGRRIVAREGDVREPKAMEDVVNQGVSELGRLDIVLANAGIAPLTSRESDPVAAFNDVIATNLAGVRHTVHAAVPTLLEQDEGGCIVLTSSTQGLSGRGGNGTGAMDGYVAAKHGLVGLMRSWANWLGPRGIRVNTVHPTGVNTPMVNNDAIQEFLEHYPDAGAAMSNLLPVEVVEASDISNAIAWLVSDQARYVTGVMLPVDAGFSVR; from the coding sequence ATGGGATCGCTCGAGGGCAAGGTCGCGTTCATCACCGGCGCAGCACGAGGACAGGGGTACAGCCACGCCGTCAGGCTCGCTGCGGAGGGCGCGGACATCATCGCGGTGGACATCTGCGCCCAGATCGACACCGTGCCGTACCCGATGGCGACCCCGGAAGACCTCGCGGGAACGGTGCGTGCGGTGGAGGGCCTAGGCAGGAGGATCGTCGCGAGGGAAGGCGACGTGCGGGAGCCGAAGGCGATGGAGGACGTCGTCAACCAGGGCGTCTCCGAACTCGGCAGGCTGGACATCGTGCTGGCCAATGCCGGTATCGCGCCACTCACATCTCGCGAGAGCGACCCCGTCGCCGCGTTCAACGACGTGATCGCGACAAACCTCGCCGGTGTGCGGCACACCGTGCACGCCGCCGTGCCGACACTACTCGAACAGGATGAGGGCGGCTGCATCGTGCTGACCAGCTCCACCCAGGGCCTTTCCGGTAGGGGTGGCAACGGAACCGGCGCGATGGACGGCTACGTGGCCGCCAAGCACGGCCTGGTCGGGCTGATGCGGTCGTGGGCGAACTGGCTCGGCCCTCGCGGCATCCGCGTGAACACCGTGCATCCCACGGGCGTCAACACCCCGATGGTCAACAACGACGCGATTCAGGAGTTCCTGGAGCACTACCCCGATGCCGGCGCGGCGATGTCGAATCTGCTTCCGGTTGAGGTGGTGGAGGCCAGTGACATCTCCAACGCGATCGCGTGGCTGGTTTCCGACCAAGCCCGCTACGTCACCGGCGTGATGTTGCCGGTCGACGCGGGGTTCTCGGTCAGGTAG
- a CDS encoding ring-cleaving dioxygenase — MPFRTSGLHHVTAIGGDPQRNADFYLRTLGLRLVKTTVNFDDPGTYHLYYGDESGKPGTLLTFFPWRDAPSGRIGTGQATTTSFSVPENSIGWWKQHLEVSGVETGQVSNREGEDALTFRDPDGLRLALVAHPQGDPRNPWDTRLVPAQHAIRGLHSVTLSVSREDATAGMLTEGLGLSFAEEDGNRFRFIAGEGGPGATVDVQVTPDAPRGLVAAGTVHHVAWRAPDEETQAAWREELIGRGVGVTSIMDRQYFRSIYFREPGGTLLEIATDQPGFSIDEPLLELGRALKLPPWLEPDRQQLEAALPRLHLPSENNPVLA, encoded by the coding sequence ATGCCGTTCAGGACCAGCGGACTGCACCACGTCACAGCCATCGGCGGTGACCCGCAGCGCAACGCCGACTTCTACCTGCGCACCCTCGGGCTGCGGCTGGTGAAGACCACGGTCAACTTCGATGACCCCGGCACCTACCACCTCTACTACGGCGACGAGTCGGGCAAGCCCGGAACGCTGCTGACGTTCTTCCCGTGGCGTGACGCGCCCAGCGGGCGGATCGGCACGGGACAGGCCACCACCACGTCCTTCTCCGTTCCGGAGAACTCGATCGGTTGGTGGAAGCAGCACCTGGAGGTCTCGGGGGTGGAGACCGGGCAGGTCAGCAACCGCGAGGGCGAGGACGCGCTGACTTTCCGCGATCCCGACGGGCTGCGACTGGCGCTGGTCGCACATCCGCAGGGCGATCCACGTAACCCGTGGGACACGCGGCTGGTTCCGGCGCAGCACGCGATTCGTGGCCTGCACTCCGTGACGCTGTCGGTGTCCAGAGAGGACGCCACGGCGGGCATGCTCACCGAGGGCCTCGGACTGAGCTTCGCGGAGGAGGACGGCAACCGCTTCCGGTTCATCGCGGGTGAGGGCGGCCCCGGTGCCACCGTGGACGTGCAGGTGACGCCGGACGCACCAAGGGGCCTGGTCGCGGCGGGCACCGTGCACCACGTCGCCTGGCGTGCTCCCGACGAGGAAACGCAGGCAGCGTGGCGCGAAGAGTTGATCGGCCGCGGTGTCGGCGTCACCTCGATCATGGACCGGCAGTACTTCCGCTCGATCTACTTCCGAGAGCCTGGCGGCACCCTGCTGGAGATCGCGACCGACCAGCCGGGGTTCTCGATCGACGAACCGCTGCTGGAACTGGGGCGCGCGCTGAAGTTGCCGCCGTGGCTCGAACCCGACCGGCAACAGCTCGAAGCCGCGCTGCCGAGGCTGCACCTGCCCTCGGAGAACAACCCGGTGCTGGCATGA
- the paaC gene encoding 1,2-phenylacetyl-CoA epoxidase subunit PaaC: protein MSFDNAYEAVTADNDSRWAFGTGFTDPLSGVDKKVPEGVHVGELTAYCLMLGDDALILSHRVQQWCTNAPELEDEVALANIALDLLGQARLLLSRPGDRSEDSYAFFREEREFRNVRLVELPRGDFAELIARLLVFSTWRLAVANRLTGSRDQVLAAVACKAVKELAYHRDYAAQWTVRLGDGTGHSRQRMAAGLSAVWPYVSELFSPHEIELSLADAGVAVDPRSVRGEFDDVLATVLSEATLQVPDVAPVPGVAGRAGRGGVHSEAMGYLLAELQSVARAHPEATW from the coding sequence ATGTCATTCGACAACGCCTACGAGGCGGTAACCGCCGACAACGACTCCAGGTGGGCGTTCGGCACCGGATTCACCGACCCGCTGTCCGGAGTGGACAAAAAGGTGCCGGAAGGGGTTCACGTTGGCGAACTGACCGCCTACTGCCTGATGCTCGGCGACGACGCGCTGATCCTCTCCCACCGGGTGCAGCAGTGGTGCACCAACGCCCCCGAACTTGAGGACGAGGTCGCGCTGGCCAACATCGCGCTCGACCTGCTGGGGCAGGCCCGGCTGCTGCTTTCCCGGCCGGGCGACAGGTCGGAGGACTCCTACGCCTTCTTCCGAGAGGAGCGGGAGTTCCGCAACGTCCGGCTCGTCGAGCTGCCACGGGGTGACTTCGCCGAACTGATCGCCAGGTTGCTGGTCTTCTCCACGTGGCGGCTCGCCGTGGCGAACCGGCTGACCGGGTCGCGCGACCAGGTGCTCGCGGCCGTAGCCTGCAAGGCCGTGAAGGAACTCGCCTACCATCGCGACTACGCAGCACAATGGACGGTCCGGCTCGGCGATGGGACCGGTCACTCACGGCAGCGCATGGCGGCTGGGTTGAGTGCTGTCTGGCCGTATGTTTCGGAACTGTTCAGTCCACATGAGATCGAACTGTCGCTCGCCGATGCCGGAGTCGCCGTTGACCCGCGTAGTGTGCGGGGTGAGTTCGACGACGTGCTCGCGACCGTACTTTCGGAGGCCACCCTTCAGGTGCCCGACGTCGCTCCGGTTCCTGGTGTGGCGGGCAGAGCCGGACGCGGCGGTGTGCACAGCGAGGCGATGGGTTACCTGCTCGCCGAGTTGCAGAGCGTCGCCAGAGCGCACCCGGAGGCGACATGGTGA
- the paaE gene encoding 1,2-phenylacetyl-CoA epoxidase subunit PaaE has protein sequence MIASTISRPRTVFHQLTVANVARLCDDAVAVTFEVPPELAQAYEFAPGQSLTLRRTVEGREERRSYSICSPPGTPPRVGVREIPGGLFSTWLVRQVRPGDRIEVGTPTGTFTPPAGLPGAHHVFVAAGSGITPVLSIAAALLGEPGTTVTLFYGNRRASTVMFADELADLKDRYPARFELIHVLSREPREVELFSGRLDARKLTQLLRLVPDPRQVDHWWLCGPFGMVTDAREVLSELGIARSKVHQELFFVDDVPPAPVRHAEVPERGATSEVTVKLDGRTTTVAVSKETAVLDGAQRSRPDLPFACKGGVCGTCRARLVEGEVDMRRNFALEDEEVAAGFVLTCQSRPVSDRVRVDYDA, from the coding sequence GTGATCGCGTCAACTATTTCCCGGCCTCGCACGGTGTTTCACCAGCTGACCGTCGCGAACGTGGCGCGGCTGTGTGACGACGCGGTCGCCGTGACGTTCGAGGTGCCGCCGGAGCTCGCGCAGGCCTACGAGTTCGCTCCCGGACAGTCGCTGACACTGCGGCGCACTGTCGAAGGACGCGAGGAACGCCGGTCGTACTCGATCTGTTCGCCCCCTGGAACGCCGCCAAGGGTCGGAGTGCGGGAGATCCCAGGAGGGTTGTTCTCCACGTGGTTGGTGCGGCAGGTGCGGCCGGGTGACCGCATCGAAGTCGGAACCCCGACGGGCACTTTCACCCCGCCGGCAGGCCTGCCCGGCGCTCACCACGTGTTCGTGGCGGCGGGGTCGGGGATCACGCCTGTGCTGTCGATCGCGGCAGCCCTCCTCGGCGAGCCCGGTACGACGGTGACTCTGTTCTACGGGAACCGACGGGCGAGCACGGTGATGTTCGCCGACGAGCTGGCCGACCTGAAGGACCGCTACCCGGCGCGGTTCGAACTCATCCACGTGCTCTCCAGGGAGCCGAGAGAGGTGGAACTGTTCAGCGGAAGGCTCGACGCGCGAAAGCTCACCCAGTTGCTGAGGCTGGTCCCCGATCCTCGGCAGGTGGATCACTGGTGGCTGTGCGGCCCGTTCGGGATGGTGACCGACGCCCGCGAGGTGCTGAGCGAACTGGGGATCGCCAGGTCGAAGGTGCACCAGGAGTTGTTCTTCGTCGACGACGTGCCGCCCGCGCCGGTGCGCCACGCCGAGGTGCCGGAGCGCGGCGCGACGAGCGAGGTGACGGTGAAGCTCGACGGGCGCACCACCACGGTCGCGGTCAGCAAGGAAACGGCCGTGCTGGACGGGGCGCAGCGATCCCGTCCCGATCTACCGTTCGCCTGCAAGGGCGGGGTTTGCGGCACCTGCAGGGCAAGGCTGGTCGAGGGCGAGGTCGACATGCGGCGCAACTTCGCGCTGGAGGACGAGGAGGTGGCGGCCGGGTTCGTGCTCACCTGCCAGTCCCGGCCGGTCAGCGACCGGGTGCGGGTGGACTACGACGCCTAG
- the paaD gene encoding 1,2-phenylacetyl-CoA epoxidase subunit PaaD, whose product MVTALRDARAVAETVTDPELPMLTLADLGVLREVREVDGSVIVSITPTYTGCPAMDTMRDDLVHALRRAGYPDVEVRIVLTPAWSSDWISERGRLRLAEAGIAPPGDAPRTPSGPVPLNLRPPNRVVRCPRCGSGDTEEVSRFGATACRALHRCRACAEPFEHVKEI is encoded by the coding sequence ATGGTGACGGCACTCCGAGACGCGCGGGCGGTGGCCGAGACCGTGACCGACCCGGAGCTGCCGATGTTGACACTGGCCGACCTCGGTGTGTTGCGGGAAGTGCGGGAGGTCGACGGCAGTGTGATCGTGTCGATCACCCCCACCTACACCGGCTGCCCCGCCATGGACACCATGCGCGACGACCTGGTGCACGCGCTGCGTCGGGCCGGCTACCCCGATGTCGAGGTACGCATCGTACTGACTCCCGCCTGGAGTTCCGACTGGATCAGTGAGCGGGGCAGGCTGCGGCTCGCGGAGGCGGGCATCGCGCCGCCTGGTGACGCACCGCGAACGCCTTCCGGGCCGGTCCCGCTGAACCTTCGACCACCGAACCGAGTGGTGCGGTGCCCTCGGTGCGGTAGCGGCGACACCGAGGAGGTGTCGCGCTTCGGTGCCACGGCGTGCAGGGCGCTGCACCGTTGCCGCGCGTGTGCGGAGCCGTTCGAGCACGTCAAGGAGATCTGA
- a CDS encoding alpha/beta fold hydrolase gives MHPKVPAFVLLPGAGSDSWYWHLVVPRLRAHGHDVVAVDLPCDDDSAGLAEYADTVVETVTNAVGDRSELVVVAQSMGAFTAPLVCDRLPVELLVLVAGMTPAPGESPGEWWDNTGQPAAQWEQALREGRDPEAGPDLLELFFHDVPQEVVARALERGEKPQSHTPFERPWPLQRWPDVPTRFLLCSRDRLFPAEFQRRVVRQRLGIVPHELEAGHLPALSRPDELTRRLLAYHAELPNR, from the coding sequence ATGCATCCGAAGGTACCGGCGTTCGTGCTACTGCCTGGCGCGGGCTCCGATTCCTGGTACTGGCACCTGGTGGTCCCACGGCTGCGCGCGCACGGCCACGACGTCGTCGCGGTGGACCTGCCGTGCGACGACGACTCCGCAGGGCTGGCCGAGTACGCCGACACGGTCGTCGAGACCGTGACCAACGCCGTCGGCGATCGCAGCGAGCTGGTGGTCGTCGCACAGTCGATGGGAGCGTTCACCGCGCCACTTGTGTGCGACCGGCTACCGGTCGAGCTGCTGGTGCTGGTAGCCGGTATGACGCCCGCACCTGGCGAGTCTCCCGGCGAGTGGTGGGACAACACCGGGCAGCCCGCGGCGCAGTGGGAGCAAGCGCTGCGCGAGGGGCGAGACCCCGAAGCCGGGCCGGACCTGCTGGAGCTGTTCTTCCACGACGTGCCGCAAGAGGTGGTGGCCCGAGCCCTCGAACGCGGCGAAAAGCCACAGTCCCACACGCCGTTCGAGCGGCCCTGGCCGCTACAGCGGTGGCCCGACGTACCCACCAGGTTCCTGCTGTGCAGCCGTGACCGGCTGTTCCCCGCCGAGTTCCAGCGCAGGGTGGTTCGGCAGCGTCTGGGGATCGTGCCCCACGAGCTGGAAGCGGGTCACCTACCCGCGCTGAGCCGTCCTGACGAACTCACCCGGCGGCTGCTTGCCTACCACGCCGAGCTGCCCAACCGCTGA